A DNA window from Trichosurus vulpecula isolate mTriVul1 chromosome 2, mTriVul1.pri, whole genome shotgun sequence contains the following coding sequences:
- the LOC118838543 gene encoding olfactory receptor 52Z1-like, whose product MVSSAFNNTNIQDIKYILIGIPGLEHSHTWISIPICSMYLVAIMGNSFVIILVITERSLHEPMYFFLSMLALADVLLSTTTAPKMLAIFWFRYGTISFGSCVAQMFFIHLIFVAESAILLAMAFDRYVAICYPLRYTTILTPSVIGKIGVAAVVRSFLICFPFIFLVYRLTYCGQNIIRHSYCEHMGIARLACDNIKVNIIYGLTMALLSTGLDVLLIIISYSLILHAVFNIPSWSARLKALNTCGSHICVILMFYTPAFFSFFAHRFGGNTIPRHIHILVANLYVVVPPMLNPIIYGVKTKQIQDRVVQVFSSTKTCC is encoded by the coding sequence ATGGTGTCCTCTGCATTCAATAACACCAACATCCAAGACATCAAGTACATTCTGATTGGTATCCCAGGACTGGAGCACTCACATACCTGGATCTCCATTCCCATTTGTTCAATGTACCTTGTAGCCATTATGGGCAATAGTTTTGTGATCATCCTTGTCATCACTGAGCGTAGCCTCCATGAGCCTATGTACTTCTTTCTCTCTATGCTGGCCCTGGCAGATGTCCTGCTCTCCACAACCACAGCACCTAAAATGCTGGCTATTTTCTGGTTCCGCTATGGCACTATCTCCTTTGGAAGCTGTGTGGCCCAAATGTTCTTCATCCATCTCATCTTTGTGGCAGAATCAGCCATTCTGTTGGCCATGGCATTTGATCGCTATGTGGCTATCTGTTATCCACTGAGATATACCACCATTCTTACTCCCTCAGTCATTGGGAAGATTGGGGTGGCAGCTGTGGTtaggagttttctcatctgctttcctttcatctttctggTATACCGGCTTACTTATTGTGGACAAAACATCATTCGCCACTCCTACTGTGAACACATGGGTATAGCTCGGTTGGCCTGTGACAACATCAAAGTCAACATCATCTATGGCCTGACCATGGCCCTGTTGTCTACAGGTCTAGATGTCCTGCTCAtcattatttcctattctttAATCCTCCATGCTGTCTTCAATATACCTTCCTGGTCCGCTAGGCTCAAGGCTCTTAACACGTGTGGCTCCCATATCTGTGTGATTCTAATGTTCTACACTccagccttcttttctttctttgctcacCGCTTTGGAGGCAATACCATTCCTCGGCACATCCATATCCTAGTGGCCAACCTCTATGTGGTGGTGCCTCCCATGCTCAACCCCATCATTTATGGAGTAAAAACAAAGCAGATTCAGGACCGGGTAGTTCAGGTCTTCTCCTCCACTAAGACATGTTGCTAA